From the Ruminiclostridium josui JCM 17888 genome, one window contains:
- the cas2 gene encoding CRISPR-associated endonuclease Cas2 produces MFVILVYDFGEKRVGKALKICRKYLTWVQNSVFEGEITEGNLKKLKIELTKKMEKSEDSIILYTFNNTRYTHKEIIGIEKNAPTVFL; encoded by the coding sequence GTGTTTGTAATATTAGTATATGATTTTGGTGAGAAGAGAGTAGGCAAAGCATTAAAAATATGCAGAAAATATTTGACATGGGTTCAGAATTCAGTTTTTGAAGGGGAAATAACTGAAGGAAATCTAAAAAAACTAAAAATAGAACTGACTAAAAAGATGGAAAAATCAGAGGATTCAATCATCCTATATACTTTTAACAATACTAGATATACTCACAAAGAAATAATAGGGATAGAAAAAAATGCTCCAACGGTTTTTTTGTGA
- a CDS encoding CRISPR-associated helicase/endonuclease Cas3, whose translation MLYAHFDRDKQEGQELSEHLENVSSLMTDKLCYMSFDGILMNNLKRLLLIVGRYHDVGKATTYFQSYLIEGLENELKSHSFLSSSVFVKMCEGTFSKDLIYLGFIAILNHHGSLNTYIDGVNWNHLTKQYKNFIKTIRENSFNVEYLDTNRAEFEAKEIEAVINHKMRMTNIRRRTSLHFFVLQYIFSSLICFDKLDSAGIYRRQQEKLPTISNLDAYILKKSAGRKSNLQTQRNEIKCKVLETIDKLSDEELKSTRIFTFTAPTGAGKTLTSVAAELRLAERLKNIYGVEPNIIVAIPFVNILEQTKEDYNSIFKNVLVHHSLSNMKEYKESDMTNLHEKELLTDTWESNVIMTTFVQFFESILTAKNNKLMKLNKMSGSIVVLDEIQSLPFQYYPLLGAVIKKISDYYGIWFILMTATQPKIIDYANMLLDNSKMSAIELLQDERRYFTELERTMLIPCFDKLYEIDDIAKLIHKTKPCDKNALVVVNTIAYSIDLYNKLTKDGHRVLYLSTNLISVDRKKVIEECQKLIKDRVPFILVSTQTIEAGVDLDFDIGYRDLAPLESIIQVAGRVNRNGKKNPFSPVYVFESGKGTLVYKFYRIDKTKKYLNRNIPENEYVDLVESYYSELLEDKSYDREIWEGIEKLNYEVVSKFRLIDEQFVQDVIIEIDDDISMALENYCKLRKEYSINKSYEIRDKIKQTNKLINQYTVKVRTNKLVQNMPWRFDEVYSYIDAPYLIVPKPNVSQFYNATGFISENKDAFMY comes from the coding sequence ATGCTGTATGCACATTTTGACAGAGACAAACAAGAGGGTCAAGAGTTGAGTGAACATTTAGAGAATGTATCAAGCTTAATGACAGACAAGCTGTGTTACATGTCCTTTGATGGAATATTGATGAATAATTTAAAGAGGCTTCTATTAATAGTGGGAAGATATCATGACGTGGGGAAAGCCACGACGTATTTTCAAAGTTATTTAATTGAAGGTTTAGAAAATGAATTAAAGTCACATTCTTTTTTATCCTCTTCTGTCTTTGTTAAAATGTGTGAAGGCACATTTTCTAAGGATTTAATTTATTTAGGATTTATAGCAATATTAAATCATCACGGAAGTTTGAATACATATATTGATGGTGTTAATTGGAATCATTTGACTAAACAATACAAAAATTTTATTAAGACAATAAGAGAAAATTCATTTAATGTAGAGTATCTTGATACTAATAGGGCTGAGTTTGAAGCAAAGGAAATAGAAGCTGTAATTAATCATAAAATGAGAATGACAAATATAAGACGGAGAACTTCCCTTCACTTTTTTGTACTTCAATACATTTTTTCTTCCCTCATATGTTTTGACAAACTGGATTCTGCCGGGATTTATCGAAGACAGCAAGAAAAGCTTCCTACTATTAGTAATTTAGATGCATATATTTTAAAAAAATCAGCAGGGCGAAAGAGTAATCTGCAAACACAGCGAAATGAAATAAAATGCAAGGTTCTTGAAACTATAGACAAGCTTTCTGATGAAGAGCTTAAGAGTACCAGAATATTCACCTTTACTGCACCTACAGGAGCCGGCAAAACGCTTACTAGCGTGGCTGCCGAGCTAAGACTAGCTGAAAGGTTGAAAAATATATATGGTGTAGAACCAAACATAATTGTAGCTATTCCTTTTGTAAATATTCTCGAACAAACAAAGGAGGATTATAACAGTATTTTCAAAAATGTTTTAGTTCATCATTCCTTAAGTAATATGAAAGAATACAAGGAATCAGACATGACAAATTTGCATGAAAAGGAGTTACTTACAGATACATGGGAAAGTAATGTTATAATGACAACCTTTGTGCAATTCTTCGAAAGTATTCTTACCGCAAAAAACAACAAGCTTATGAAACTCAATAAAATGTCGGGAAGTATAGTTGTTTTGGACGAAATTCAGTCGCTTCCTTTTCAATATTATCCGTTATTGGGGGCTGTAATTAAGAAAATTTCTGATTACTATGGTATTTGGTTTATTCTTATGACTGCTACTCAGCCTAAAATAATTGATTACGCAAATATGCTTCTTGACAATAGCAAAATGTCAGCAATTGAGTTGCTTCAGGATGAAAGACGATATTTTACGGAATTAGAAAGAACAATGCTGATACCTTGCTTTGACAAGCTGTATGAAATTGATGATATTGCTAAACTGATTCATAAAACAAAGCCTTGTGATAAGAATGCTCTTGTTGTTGTAAATACAATAGCCTATAGCATAGATTTGTATAATAAATTAACTAAAGATGGCCATAGGGTTCTATATTTGTCTACAAATTTAATCAGTGTGGACAGAAAGAAAGTTATTGAAGAATGTCAGAAATTGATAAAGGATAGAGTACCTTTTATTCTTGTATCTACACAGACTATAGAAGCAGGAGTTGATTTGGATTTTGATATAGGGTACAGAGACCTTGCACCTCTTGAATCAATTATTCAGGTTGCTGGAAGAGTAAACAGAAATGGCAAAAAGAACCCTTTCAGCCCAGTCTATGTATTTGAAAGCGGAAAGGGTACGCTAGTATACAAATTTTATAGAATTGATAAAACTAAAAAATATTTAAATAGAAATATACCGGAAAATGAATATGTTGATTTAGTTGAAAGCTATTATTCTGAATTGCTAGAGGATAAGTCTTATGACAGAGAAATTTGGGAAGGGATAGAAAAACTGAACTATGAGGTAGTTTCAAAGTTCAGGCTTATAGACGAGCAATTTGTACAGGATGTAATAATTGAAATTGATGACGATATATCAATGGCCTTAGAGAATTATTGCAAATTAAGGAAGGAATATTCAATAAATAAAAGCTATGAAATTAGAGATAAAATAAAACAGACAAATAAGTTGATAAACCAATATACTGTAAAAGTCAGAACGAATAAATTAGTTCAAAATATGCCATGGCGATTTGATGAGGTTTACTCATATATTGATGCACCATATTTAATTGTTCCTAAACCTAATGTTTCACAGTTTTATAATGCTACAGGCTTTATTTCTGAAAATAAAGATGCTTTTATGTATTAG
- the cas7b gene encoding type I-B CRISPR-associated protein Cas7/Csh2, protein MIVNNSEFLFLFEGTMTNPNGDPDQENKPRMDYETKTLLVSDVRRKRDCRDFLEEKGYEIFVASMNGVKVTMDKKLDAVLKKYGVNGKDVSSDVKIDTILDNHIDMRLFGSAMAVGGITKTFTGPVQLSWGYSLHPVDLVKSNAIVTIMNDDSSTFGKMYKAHYALVAHSGSVNKFAAKKTRMSDEDLDVFRKSLVQSMMNNLTHSKQGQIPLMYLEVIYDENFDGYLGDLRRFVKANYDNEAPIRSNNDIKVDFSALSEELNLLKSKGYVKDVILWKSSQFVNVSGLPDAAAIDLLEQIKSGR, encoded by the coding sequence ATGATAGTAAACAATAGTGAATTCTTATTCTTATTTGAGGGTACTATGACAAATCCAAATGGTGATCCAGACCAAGAAAATAAGCCAAGAATGGATTATGAAACCAAGACTTTACTGGTTAGTGATGTTAGAAGAAAGAGGGATTGTAGGGATTTCCTTGAGGAAAAGGGTTATGAAATATTTGTGGCTTCAATGAATGGAGTCAAGGTTACTATGGACAAGAAACTTGATGCTGTACTTAAGAAATATGGAGTTAATGGGAAGGATGTATCCTCAGATGTTAAAATTGATACGATACTAGATAATCACATTGATATGAGATTATTTGGAAGTGCAATGGCTGTTGGCGGAATTACTAAAACCTTTACAGGACCTGTTCAATTAAGCTGGGGTTATTCCTTGCATCCTGTGGATTTAGTAAAATCAAATGCTATAGTAACAATAATGAATGATGACAGCTCTACTTTTGGAAAAATGTATAAGGCACATTATGCTCTAGTTGCTCACAGTGGAAGCGTGAATAAATTTGCTGCAAAGAAAACAAGAATGAGTGATGAGGATTTAGATGTATTTAGGAAATCACTTGTGCAGTCCATGATGAATAATCTTACTCACAGCAAGCAAGGGCAGATACCATTGATGTATCTTGAAGTTATTTATGATGAAAATTTTGACGGATATCTAGGCGATTTAAGAAGGTTTGTTAAAGCCAACTATGATAATGAAGCACCTATTCGAAGCAATAACGATATAAAGGTTGATTTTTCAGCATTATCGGAGGAATTGAACTTGCTAAAGAGCAAAGGCTATGTTAAGGACGTAATACTGTGGAAAAGCAGTCAGTTTGTTAATGTATCGGGACTGCCGGATGCAGCAGCTATTGATTTGCTAGAGCAAATAAAATCAGGACGGTGA
- the istB gene encoding IS21-like element helper ATPase IstB, whose product MKEQLLECCKQLRLSARFAENAINANGATNQEYMLEVLKAEIIYRNTKRRNLYLKKAGFDNIKTFNGYDFEDITLPSGVTIDLLKQAEFLSRQENLILYGRNGAGKSHMATAIGVEACMQGKHVRFYKTAALVNELLAAKANGSLVQMLKKLSKLDLLICDEWGYIPFDAEGSQLLFQVIADCYEKRSLIITTNIEFSKWNGIFYDDQLTAALIDRLVHHSHLIVFGRDSWRLKHSLMKQSNN is encoded by the coding sequence ATGAAGGAACAACTGCTTGAATGCTGCAAACAGCTTAGGCTTAGTGCACGGTTTGCAGAAAATGCAATAAATGCAAACGGTGCAACGAATCAGGAATATATGCTTGAGGTCTTAAAAGCCGAAATCATATATCGGAATACCAAACGCCGGAACCTATATTTAAAGAAAGCCGGTTTTGATAACATTAAAACTTTTAACGGCTATGATTTTGAAGATATTACGCTACCTTCAGGCGTAACGATTGATTTATTGAAACAGGCTGAATTCCTGTCACGTCAGGAAAATTTAATTCTTTATGGCAGGAACGGAGCCGGCAAAAGTCACATGGCAACAGCAATCGGTGTAGAAGCCTGTATGCAAGGCAAACATGTCCGATTCTACAAAACTGCTGCATTGGTCAATGAGTTATTAGCAGCAAAGGCCAATGGCTCACTGGTACAGATGCTAAAGAAGCTCAGTAAACTTGACCTTTTAATCTGTGACGAATGGGGTTACATCCCCTTCGATGCAGAGGGCTCTCAGCTGCTGTTCCAAGTTATTGCAGACTGCTACGAAAAGCGTAGCCTGATAATCACAACAAACATTGAATTTAGCAAGTGGAACGGAATATTTTATGATGATCAGCTTACAGCGGCCCTCATCGACAGGTTAGTCCATCACAGCCATTTGATAGTCTTTGGCCGGGACAGCTGGCGGTTAAAGCACTCACTGATGAAACAATCTAACAACTAA
- a CDS encoding TM1802 family CRISPR-associated protein: MDMPLLIADIGRSSEGGIYDKLGKSIKIASKDLKKDLINVFLDLNIDKGCIEFDVQPYYPSCEKDYNYFGNNSASNVQFYPVRDASSILYYWFGKSKGVFKNLLDSLEDGQLKEMLEVCEKLKLFDIDGVNCGKVISRNNETLIVEFAKEGKDKNIYVNKEKSSGEKLFLAYIGAQNAEKICLVIPRIIYNNSKYVISNHKDYLELCEKQIQGQSEGAKSNYICHICNKVCDDVNTVAYSGKLSRSSISKAFVTTTINYAPNFDKNKFDSVFSICGSCASLLKSGENKAMSEMKSKIAGEDAVLLFEGLYENIEYGYCEKLKKNIDIVFNTKDSQEWFDALIAEINEEQKVNHFYFSIIFYKTDGNSCSIKKTIESVSNAKFKYIQKVFEESRLSMSQYLRYFNLGHIYKLVPVSADKKGTQLNIKRVLNLISAVIQGELIYKNEIMEFACEALEKGVMQLKSSELRNYRNLYSLEFFYNEQKKSKDCRYTDKYIKKIVMSYICLFKSLQKLNILNREVFKVVNEAKSTGDLPEEIAEMETFLNSNGFSTEAKGLFYLGAMIYQIGVAQAKKQHAQKPILDKISFSGMNAKEVVQMYLDVLEKTRQYQKTVNLWWFERLQKQMHLNFGDLSTVKLLNEKENVFYIMSGYAFCVDNYKKANIDSEEEKENDSKQ, encoded by the coding sequence ATGGACATGCCGTTGCTGATTGCCGATATTGGCAGAAGCTCGGAAGGGGGAATTTATGACAAGCTAGGTAAGAGCATAAAGATTGCGTCAAAGGATTTAAAGAAGGATTTGATTAATGTATTTTTGGATTTGAATATTGACAAAGGCTGTATTGAGTTTGATGTTCAACCATATTATCCTTCATGTGAAAAAGATTATAACTATTTTGGAAACAATAGTGCATCCAATGTGCAGTTCTATCCTGTGAGAGATGCGTCAAGTATTTTGTACTACTGGTTTGGCAAAAGCAAGGGGGTTTTTAAAAACTTGTTAGATTCCCTAGAAGATGGTCAATTGAAAGAGATGCTCGAAGTTTGTGAAAAATTAAAGCTTTTTGATATTGATGGAGTAAATTGTGGAAAGGTGATTTCTCGTAATAATGAAACTCTTATTGTGGAATTTGCTAAAGAGGGAAAGGATAAAAACATATATGTTAATAAGGAAAAATCATCTGGAGAAAAACTATTTTTAGCTTATATAGGTGCTCAAAATGCAGAAAAAATCTGTTTAGTCATACCGAGGATTATCTATAACAATTCAAAATATGTTATATCAAATCACAAGGATTATCTGGAGCTATGTGAAAAACAAATTCAGGGTCAATCAGAAGGAGCAAAATCGAATTATATTTGCCATATATGTAATAAGGTATGTGATGATGTAAATACTGTGGCATACAGTGGAAAGCTTTCTAGAAGCAGTATAAGCAAAGCTTTTGTTACAACTACTATAAATTATGCTCCCAATTTTGATAAAAATAAATTTGACAGTGTATTCTCAATTTGTGGCTCATGTGCAAGCTTGCTTAAATCGGGCGAAAACAAAGCAATGAGTGAAATGAAATCTAAAATAGCTGGTGAGGATGCAGTATTGCTGTTTGAAGGGCTATACGAAAACATCGAATATGGCTATTGCGAGAAACTCAAAAAGAATATTGATATTGTTTTTAATACAAAAGACTCCCAGGAGTGGTTTGATGCACTAATAGCAGAAATAAATGAAGAACAAAAGGTAAATCATTTTTATTTCAGTATAATTTTTTACAAAACTGATGGAAATTCTTGTTCTATCAAGAAAACAATTGAAAGTGTTTCGAATGCTAAGTTTAAGTATATTCAAAAGGTATTTGAGGAAAGTAGACTTTCTATGAGTCAATATCTCAGGTATTTTAATCTGGGGCATATTTACAAGCTTGTACCAGTTAGCGCAGATAAAAAGGGAACACAGCTAAACATCAAGCGAGTGCTCAATTTAATAAGTGCTGTTATTCAGGGAGAATTAATTTACAAAAATGAAATAATGGAATTTGCATGTGAAGCTTTGGAAAAAGGTGTAATGCAATTAAAATCCTCTGAACTCAGGAATTACAGGAATCTTTACAGTCTTGAATTCTTTTATAATGAACAAAAGAAGAGTAAGGACTGCAGATATACTGACAAATACATAAAGAAAATAGTAATGTCTTATATTTGTCTATTTAAAAGCTTGCAAAAGCTAAATATATTGAACAGGGAGGTTTTTAAAGTGGTAAATGAAGCAAAAAGTACAGGTGATTTGCCAGAAGAAATTGCTGAAATGGAGACATTCTTAAATTCAAATGGCTTTTCAACTGAGGCAAAGGGCTTATTTTATCTAGGAGCAATGATTTATCAGATTGGTGTGGCACAAGCAAAAAAGCAACATGCTCAAAAGCCAATACTTGATAAGATTTCCTTTAGCGGTATGAATGCTAAAGAAGTGGTTCAAATGTACTTAGATGTACTGGAAAAGACAAGGCAGTATCAAAAGACTGTAAATCTTTGGTGGTTTGAAAGGCTTCAAAAGCAAATGCATTTGAATTTTGGAGATTTGTCAACAGTAAAACTGCTAAACGAGAAAGAGAATGTATTTTACATAATGTCAGGCTACGCTTTTTGCGTTGATAACTATAAAAAAGCAAATATTGATTCTGAGGAGGAAAAAGAAAATGATAGTAAACAATAG
- the cas4 gene encoding CRISPR-associated protein Cas4 has protein sequence MEVNGTLIWYYNICKREVWLMSRNIVPDQHNENIDLGKFLHENSFSRKKKEISFGSVKFDVILDTKEKLVIGETKKSSRYEEASKWQMIFYLKTLRDAGIYAEGVMLYPEEKRRDEVLLDSSSLKMLNEMVNEINLIMEKEEPPKAQKCKYCKNCGYFEYCYA, from the coding sequence GTGGAAGTTAATGGAACCTTGATTTGGTATTATAATATCTGCAAAAGAGAAGTATGGTTGATGTCAAGAAATATTGTTCCAGATCAACATAATGAAAATATTGATTTAGGGAAATTTTTGCATGAAAACTCATTTTCAAGAAAGAAAAAAGAGATAAGCTTTGGCTCTGTTAAATTTGATGTGATTCTTGATACAAAAGAAAAGCTGGTAATAGGCGAAACAAAAAAATCATCAAGGTATGAAGAAGCTTCAAAATGGCAGATGATATTCTATTTAAAAACTCTTAGAGATGCAGGGATATACGCTGAGGGCGTAATGCTATATCCTGAAGAGAAACGGCGGGATGAGGTGTTGTTGGACTCTTCAAGCCTTAAGATGTTGAACGAAATGGTAAACGAAATAAACTTGATCATGGAAAAAGAGGAACCCCCTAAAGCTCAAAAATGTAAGTATTGTAAGAATTGTGGCTATTTTGAATATTGCTATGCATAA
- the cas1b gene encoding type I-B CRISPR-associated endonuclease Cas1b, which translates to MKKDIYIFNGGRLVRKDNTLLFESVEGKKYIPVNNIESIYIFGEVDINKSLLEFLCTNEIVLHFYNYYEYYVGSFYPRECLNSGFVTLRQSEFYIDYVKRLFIAKQFINGSAKNIIQVLRYYNSRNADLSQEIEEILQTLELLNSQETIEQLMAIEGNIREKYYKCFNKIISDKAFTYTSRSKRPPKDKINSLISFGNSILYTIVLSQIYQTNLDPRIGYLHSTNNRRFSLNLDLAEIFKPIIVDRSIFSVINKKIITSKDFNKDLGGIILKDEGRMKFVKELNDKLETTIKHPSLENKVSYKRLIRLEAYKLQKHITEGEVYEPFIARW; encoded by the coding sequence ATGAAAAAGGATATCTATATTTTTAATGGCGGGAGGCTTGTTCGAAAGGACAATACTTTGTTATTTGAAAGTGTCGAAGGGAAAAAGTATATTCCCGTTAATAATATCGAAAGTATTTATATTTTTGGAGAGGTAGATATTAATAAGAGCTTGCTGGAATTTTTGTGTACAAATGAAATTGTACTGCATTTTTACAATTATTATGAGTATTATGTGGGAAGCTTTTATCCAAGAGAATGTCTCAATTCAGGGTTTGTTACACTTAGGCAGAGCGAGTTTTATATTGATTACGTTAAGAGATTATTTATAGCAAAGCAATTTATTAATGGAAGTGCTAAAAACATAATTCAGGTTCTAAGATATTATAACAGTAGAAATGCAGATTTATCACAGGAAATAGAAGAAATACTTCAAACACTGGAATTACTAAATAGTCAGGAAACAATTGAACAGCTAATGGCAATAGAAGGTAATATACGAGAAAAGTATTATAAGTGTTTTAATAAAATAATTAGTGATAAAGCATTTACATATACGAGCAGAAGTAAAAGACCTCCAAAAGATAAAATTAATAGCCTGATAAGCTTTGGAAATTCAATACTTTATACTATTGTATTATCTCAGATATACCAGACAAACTTAGATCCTAGAATTGGCTATCTACATTCCACAAATAATAGAAGGTTTTCTTTAAATTTAGACTTAGCTGAGATTTTTAAACCAATTATTGTCGACCGATCAATTTTCAGTGTTATAAATAAAAAAATAATAACTTCAAAAGATTTTAACAAGGATTTAGGTGGCATTATATTGAAGGATGAGGGCAGAATGAAGTTTGTTAAGGAATTAAACGATAAATTGGAAACTACTATAAAACACCCTTCTCTTGAAAATAAGGTTTCATATAAAAGGCTTATAAGATTAGAGGCATACAAGCTACAGAAGCACATTACAGAGGGAGAGGTTTATGAACCCTTTATAGCGAGGTGGTAG
- the cas5 gene encoding CRISPR-associated protein Cas5 encodes MKVLSFELNGKMAHFRKYYSNSTALSYMLPPVATIKGILAGLLGYERDTYYNLFTNDLCKVAICVNSPIKKITQRMNLLKVERISQLNGSAANRTQNDTEFIIPKDIRTGYVSYKIIFWHSETSVIDELSKLLCKDTGYYSSKGICMALGSAQCIGWIQNAKVTDAEKHQSTEEMLELYGAINLEYLKSIEISEAFELSMIKEESITDFDENRFITEDSKKKLLVNLLGTPVSAVLHNGTDYISIENKNYLFVK; translated from the coding sequence ATGAAAGTCCTATCCTTTGAGCTAAATGGTAAGATGGCTCATTTTAGAAAGTATTATTCTAATTCAACTGCATTATCTTATATGCTTCCGCCTGTTGCTACTATAAAAGGTATACTGGCTGGTTTGCTTGGATATGAAAGAGATACATATTATAACTTGTTTACCAATGATTTATGTAAAGTTGCTATTTGTGTTAATTCACCTATAAAAAAGATAACACAGAGAATGAATTTACTAAAGGTTGAGAGAATAAGCCAATTAAACGGTTCTGCTGCTAACAGAACTCAAAATGACACTGAGTTTATAATACCTAAAGACATCAGAACAGGTTATGTCAGTTATAAAATTATATTTTGGCATAGTGAGACTTCTGTTATAGATGAGTTGTCAAAACTTTTGTGCAAAGATACTGGGTATTACTCAAGCAAAGGTATTTGCATGGCATTAGGGAGTGCTCAGTGCATTGGGTGGATTCAAAATGCAAAGGTAACTGATGCTGAGAAGCATCAAAGTACAGAGGAAATGTTAGAGCTTTATGGTGCGATAAATTTAGAATACTTAAAGAGTATAGAGATTTCAGAAGCTTTTGAACTTTCAATGATAAAAGAGGAAAGCATTACCGATTTTGATGAAAACAGATTTATTACGGAGGATTCGAAGAAAAAATTATTGGTAAACCTATTAGGTACGCCTGTTTCAGCAGTATTACACAATGGAACAGATTATATTTCTATTGAAAATAAAAACTATCTATTTGTGAAATGA
- the istA gene encoding IS21 family transposase, producing the protein MDDIKYIRRMHDVEGCSIREIMRRSGYHYETVKKYLDMKDFNNPTLLPKEVPSLLDPLKPIIDEWLENDLKAPRKQRHTAKRVYERLLNEYPGQLEVKLRTVQYYVSKKKKELYAEKSKGYIPLEHPAGEAQVDFCQFFYYDNSNTLKEGRKLTVSFPQSNGAYCQAFRGENQECLLQGLKNIMKHMNKVPFRMVFDNLSAAVAHIGSGKDRILTEGFKRFVEHYGIEPVFCNASAGWEKGNVENKVGYERRNMFVPVPTILDFDQFNRKLLKCCERDMQREHYRKGHLIADLFEADRQAMLPMNPIDFKVSRFQAAKADKYGKVMFETNLYSSSPKLAQEHVYLEITSDSVTIMDIKYNPVVTHCRLYEKDGESMDWLPYISLMAKRPNAIKYTGFYQELPEIWQNYLAELSPEKKREALLTLNTMLQKHDIAAAANALEVALDSGVKDSDSILASYYRLTNKVQQLQPMQFTNPYIKVPSFKTDNSRYDSLFGKEVSQ; encoded by the coding sequence ATGGACGATATAAAGTATATCAGAAGAATGCATGATGTGGAAGGGTGTTCAATCCGTGAAATCATGCGACGCTCCGGTTACCATTACGAAACCGTTAAGAAATATTTGGATATGAAGGATTTCAACAATCCAACACTACTACCTAAAGAAGTTCCATCCCTGCTTGATCCACTTAAGCCAATAATAGATGAATGGCTTGAGAACGATCTTAAAGCACCCCGTAAACAGCGACATACTGCAAAACGCGTTTATGAACGTCTGCTAAATGAATATCCGGGTCAGCTTGAAGTTAAGCTCAGGACCGTCCAATATTATGTATCAAAGAAGAAGAAAGAGCTGTACGCAGAAAAGTCTAAGGGGTACATCCCTTTGGAACACCCTGCCGGTGAGGCACAGGTAGATTTCTGTCAGTTCTTCTACTATGATAACTCCAATACTTTGAAAGAAGGTCGGAAGCTGACAGTTTCCTTTCCACAAAGCAACGGAGCATATTGCCAAGCATTCCGGGGTGAGAACCAGGAATGTCTGTTGCAAGGGCTAAAAAATATCATGAAGCATATGAACAAGGTTCCATTCCGTATGGTATTCGATAATCTATCAGCAGCTGTTGCCCATATCGGCAGCGGTAAGGACAGAATTTTAACTGAAGGCTTCAAGCGGTTTGTTGAACACTACGGTATTGAACCAGTTTTCTGCAATGCTTCTGCTGGCTGGGAAAAGGGCAATGTTGAAAACAAAGTAGGTTATGAACGCAGGAATATGTTTGTTCCAGTCCCCACAATACTGGACTTTGACCAGTTCAACAGAAAGCTCCTTAAATGCTGTGAAAGGGATATGCAGCGGGAGCATTACCGTAAGGGACATCTGATTGCAGACCTGTTTGAAGCAGACAGACAAGCTATGCTGCCTATGAATCCGATTGATTTTAAAGTATCCAGATTCCAAGCTGCAAAGGCCGATAAATATGGAAAGGTAATGTTTGAAACCAATCTATATTCATCATCACCAAAGCTGGCACAAGAACATGTATACCTTGAAATTACAAGTGATAGCGTCACAATAATGGATATTAAGTACAATCCCGTTGTCACCCATTGCAGACTATATGAGAAGGATGGGGAGTCAATGGATTGGCTACCATATATATCATTAATGGCTAAACGCCCCAATGCAATTAAATATACAGGCTTTTATCAGGAACTACCCGAGATATGGCAGAACTACCTGGCAGAGCTGTCACCAGAGAAGAAGAGGGAAGCCCTCCTTACTCTAAATACAATGCTTCAGAAGCATGATATTGCAGCTGCAGCAAATGCACTTGAAGTTGCACTGGATAGTGGAGTAAAAGACTCTGACAGCATACTGGCAAGCTATTACAGACTGACAAACAAAGTGCAGCAGTTGCAACCGATGCAGTTCACAAATCCATACATAAAAGTACCATCCTTCAAAACAGATAACTCAAGATATGATAGTCTGTTTGGAAAGGAAGTGAGCCAATGA